The Staphylococcus carnosus genome has a segment encoding these proteins:
- a CDS encoding Stp1/IreP family PP2C-type Ser/Thr phosphatase: MLNAQFFTDTGHHREKNEDAGGVFYNQTKQQLLILCDGMGGHKAGEVASQFVVNRIQEIFEEENLVEEKQAEDWLRKTLQQINRELYHYASTNDAYRGMGTTAVAALVFDNRVVVANIGDSRAYLVNSRNIEQITNDHSFVNHLVMTGQITEEEAFTHPQRNIITKVMGTDKLVIPDIYVKRMKFYDYLLLNSDGLSDFVRPKIIQQQLSQPVSLEEQGQALLDLAQEYHSTDNVSFVLAEIEGDRV; encoded by the coding sequence ATGCTAAACGCACAATTTTTTACAGACACAGGGCATCATAGGGAGAAAAATGAAGATGCAGGCGGCGTATTTTACAACCAAACAAAACAACAGCTGCTTATTTTATGCGACGGAATGGGCGGACATAAAGCTGGCGAGGTTGCGAGTCAATTTGTAGTCAACAGAATTCAAGAAATATTTGAAGAAGAAAACCTTGTCGAAGAAAAACAAGCTGAAGATTGGCTGCGTAAAACGCTGCAGCAAATAAATAGGGAATTGTATCATTATGCTTCGACAAATGATGCTTATCGCGGTATGGGGACAACTGCTGTGGCAGCACTTGTCTTCGATAACCGTGTGGTGGTCGCTAATATTGGAGATTCTCGTGCTTATTTAGTGAACTCACGCAATATTGAACAAATCACAAATGACCACTCTTTTGTGAACCATTTGGTTATGACAGGACAAATTACTGAAGAAGAGGCATTTACACACCCTCAACGTAATATTATTACGAAAGTGATGGGAACGGATAAATTGGTCATTCCGGATATTTATGTTAAGCGAATGAAATTTTATGATTATCTCTTACTCAATTCTGATGGATTGTCTGATTTTGTACGTCCTAAAATAATCCAACAGCAATTATCACAACCCGTTTCTCTTGAAGAACAAGGTCAAGCCCTTTTAGATTTAGCTCAAGAATACCATTCTACTGATAATGTCAGCTTTGTTTTAGCTGAAATAGAAGGTGACCGGGTATGA